A section of the Lujinxingia litoralis genome encodes:
- the ilvA gene encoding threonine ammonia-lyase — protein MSEGVIENAGLVSFAEVEAARARVRSYIPNSPCSQSVAFSERFGCKLYLKLENLLRTGSFKERGACNKLVQLSEKEKERGIIAASAGNHAQAVALYATTFGINAKIVMPEGTPLVKISRTKGFGGEVVLHGTNFDAAFARAMELAEEEGRLFIHPFDDPAIIAGQGTVGLELLEQNPYIDTVIVPIGGGGLASGLAIAIKETNPKVRVIGVEAEVIAGMKASIQAQKVVELPPATTICDGIAVRRVGKQTFATLSRYLDDVVTVSEEEVASAILLLLEQEKMIVEGAAASTIAALTAGKISGIEGRKVCAIISGGNIDVNVISRIIERGLVASGRIVRLDLQLADTPGALAEVLGMIAELRANVLEIHHNRTFADGAPLGMTNVELKLETRGPEHIERLRARMKATGYRILDHL, from the coding sequence ATGAGCGAAGGGGTGATTGAGAATGCCGGGCTTGTGAGTTTTGCGGAGGTGGAAGCCGCGCGGGCCCGGGTACGCAGCTACATTCCGAACTCGCCGTGTTCGCAGAGTGTGGCGTTTAGCGAACGCTTCGGGTGCAAGCTCTATCTGAAGTTGGAGAACCTGCTACGCACCGGAAGTTTTAAGGAGCGTGGGGCGTGTAATAAGCTCGTTCAGTTGAGTGAGAAAGAAAAAGAACGGGGGATTATCGCGGCGTCTGCGGGAAATCACGCTCAGGCGGTGGCGCTGTATGCAACGACCTTCGGGATCAACGCCAAGATCGTCATGCCGGAAGGCACGCCGCTGGTGAAGATCTCGCGTACCAAGGGATTCGGCGGGGAGGTCGTGCTTCACGGCACGAACTTTGATGCGGCGTTTGCCAGGGCGATGGAACTCGCCGAGGAGGAGGGACGTCTGTTTATCCATCCCTTCGATGATCCGGCGATTATTGCCGGACAGGGAACGGTGGGGTTGGAGCTTTTGGAGCAGAATCCCTATATCGACACGGTGATCGTGCCGATAGGAGGCGGGGGACTTGCGTCAGGGCTTGCGATTGCGATTAAGGAGACCAATCCGAAGGTTCGTGTGATCGGGGTGGAAGCGGAGGTGATCGCGGGAATGAAGGCGTCGATTCAGGCGCAGAAGGTCGTGGAACTACCTCCGGCGACGACGATCTGTGATGGCATTGCCGTACGTCGGGTGGGGAAACAGACATTTGCGACGCTCTCGCGCTACCTTGATGATGTGGTGACGGTGAGCGAAGAGGAGGTGGCCAGTGCGATCTTGCTGCTTCTGGAACAGGAGAAGATGATCGTGGAAGGGGCGGCGGCCTCGACGATTGCAGCGCTGACGGCGGGGAAAATTTCGGGGATTGAGGGGCGAAAGGTCTGCGCGATTATCAGCGGTGGAAACATCGATGTGAACGTGATCTCGCGGATCATTGAGCGGGGGCTGGTAGCATCGGGGAGAATAGTTCGTCTCGATTTGCAGTTAGCGGATACGCCGGGGGCGCTTGCGGAGGTGTTGGGCATGATTGCGGAGCTTCGAGCCAATGTGCTCGAGATTCACCACAATCGGACGTTCGCCGACGGCGCGCCTTTAGGTATGACCAACGTGGAGCTAAAATTGGAGACGCGCGGGCCCGAGCATATCGAAAGGCTGCGCGCGCGGATGAAGGCGACCGGCTACCGGATCCTCGATCATCTTTGA
- a CDS encoding FKBP-type peptidyl-prolyl cis-trans isomerase, with the protein MGLAYKVCDECGELVEEVGRDRPRFYIHGYEQILPALEHKLSGLHVGEKFCVTLKPGEAFGRYEERLCQRVPRWRFPSDVSLVVGARLELGIDDHGLGIDYGTVLFCIKEVGADEVVVDGNHPLAGRELTYRGEIVEVRVASYRELEAMGPQTLPHGLRL; encoded by the coding sequence GTGGGGTTAGCGTATAAGGTGTGCGACGAGTGCGGCGAGCTTGTGGAGGAGGTCGGCCGCGATCGTCCACGCTTTTATATCCACGGTTACGAGCAGATCTTGCCGGCGCTGGAGCACAAGCTCAGCGGGCTTCATGTGGGAGAGAAGTTCTGCGTGACACTGAAGCCGGGAGAGGCTTTTGGGCGATATGAGGAGCGCCTGTGTCAGCGGGTTCCTCGGTGGCGTTTTCCGTCCGATGTCTCACTGGTCGTCGGGGCTCGTCTGGAGTTGGGGATCGACGACCACGGGCTGGGGATTGATTACGGGACGGTTCTTTTTTGTATCAAAGAGGTCGGGGCCGACGAGGTGGTGGTGGATGGGAACCATCCGTTGGCCGGCCGAGAGCTGACCTACCGCGGAGAGATCGTGGAAGTCCGCGTGGCCAGTTACCGAGAGCTGGAGGCGATGGGGCCTCAGACGTTGCCGCACGGGTTGCGTCTTTAG
- a CDS encoding Ig-like domain-containing protein, which yields MPDGGEDAPSCEEEPVDCQAAGGCGWVEDRCGELVDCGLCPGEERLELRPDELVLSLGERAELRAVWRSLEGERAVEQELRWSSDSAAVEVDASGQVQAISYGEGVIRASSADGGQEARARVAVAAPLARLELSLESSRVHVGAEGVVEVAFFDALEAPTAARALRWESSDESVLRVDDEGRVQGIASGRAQVSAQAGEVRASLEVEVYFVWRDVTPGEMFSCGLSGARRAYCWGANEAGQLGDGTTEARAEPREILGGLRFEALSAGKDFVCGIGAQGGVYCWGNNAQGQSGQPIGEETRRVLEPTQVIRRTAAGAEALELSRMDSGLAYTCGVHDASARVYCWGINNSGQIGRVPADGYPGVYDSPMVIGGDAYEAVLVATAYPVGCATSPSGEVACWGWQKDLLLSLVDEEAPDVIGEPMPLATQVAFVQMAGARRHFCGLDVGGQLYCWGRNGLGQLGTGDQATSGAPVEASTEARFQKISIGASHGCAVTLDGSEVHCWGDSRSGQAGPSQDRVLAPVPVTLSEGSFVDVGAGGQHSCALAASGRLYCFGRGDEGQCGPGEGAVREVPGF from the coding sequence TTGCCTGATGGGGGAGAAGACGCCCCCAGCTGCGAAGAGGAGCCGGTGGATTGTCAGGCAGCCGGCGGATGCGGTTGGGTTGAAGATCGCTGCGGTGAGCTCGTGGATTGCGGATTGTGTCCCGGGGAGGAACGCCTGGAGCTTCGGCCGGATGAGTTGGTGCTGAGCCTGGGAGAGCGTGCCGAATTGCGGGCGGTGTGGCGAAGTTTGGAGGGAGAGCGCGCGGTGGAGCAGGAATTGCGCTGGTCCAGTGATTCGGCCGCGGTGGAGGTGGATGCCTCGGGCCAGGTCCAGGCGATAAGTTATGGCGAGGGGGTGATTCGCGCTTCGTCGGCCGATGGAGGACAGGAGGCCCGTGCCCGGGTTGCCGTGGCGGCGCCCCTGGCGCGTTTGGAGCTGAGCCTGGAGTCGTCGCGCGTTCATGTAGGGGCCGAAGGGGTGGTGGAGGTCGCTTTTTTTGATGCGTTGGAGGCGCCCACGGCGGCGCGGGCGCTGCGCTGGGAGTCGAGCGATGAGAGCGTGCTTCGGGTGGATGATGAAGGGCGCGTTCAGGGGATCGCCAGCGGCCGGGCGCAGGTGTCGGCGCAGGCCGGTGAGGTGCGCGCGTCGCTGGAAGTGGAAGTGTACTTTGTCTGGCGCGACGTGACGCCTGGCGAGATGTTTAGCTGTGGCCTCTCCGGTGCTCGTCGGGCGTATTGTTGGGGGGCCAATGAGGCCGGGCAGCTGGGGGATGGTACGACGGAGGCGCGCGCGGAGCCGCGGGAGATCCTGGGTGGGCTTCGGTTTGAGGCGTTGAGCGCCGGGAAAGACTTCGTCTGTGGGATCGGGGCTCAGGGCGGGGTCTACTGCTGGGGCAATAATGCGCAGGGGCAATCGGGGCAGCCGATCGGAGAGGAGACGCGGCGAGTGCTGGAGCCGACGCAGGTGATTCGACGCACGGCTGCTGGTGCGGAGGCGCTGGAGCTTTCGCGGATGGACTCCGGGCTGGCGTACACCTGTGGGGTGCACGATGCCAGCGCGCGGGTGTACTGCTGGGGGATCAATAACTCCGGGCAGATCGGACGTGTGCCGGCGGATGGCTATCCGGGGGTGTACGATAGTCCGATGGTGATCGGGGGCGATGCGTATGAGGCTGTGCTGGTGGCCACGGCCTACCCGGTGGGTTGTGCGACAAGCCCGAGCGGGGAGGTGGCTTGCTGGGGCTGGCAGAAAGATCTGTTATTGAGTCTGGTAGATGAGGAGGCGCCCGACGTAATCGGTGAGCCGATGCCCCTGGCTACGCAGGTGGCGTTTGTGCAGATGGCCGGCGCTCGACGGCACTTCTGTGGTCTGGATGTCGGGGGGCAGCTTTACTGCTGGGGGCGCAACGGTCTGGGGCAGCTGGGAACGGGGGATCAGGCAACGAGCGGGGCGCCTGTCGAGGCCAGCACCGAGGCGCGCTTTCAGAAGATTTCGATCGGGGCGAGCCACGGGTGTGCGGTGACCCTGGATGGCTCGGAGGTGCACTGCTGGGGAGACAGCCGCTCGGGGCAGGCCGGGCCGTCGCAGGACCGGGTGCTGGCTCCTGTGCCGGTGACGCTTTCGGAGGGCAGTTTTGTGGATGTGGGCGCCGGCGGCCAGCATAGCTGTGCGCTGGCGGCGTCGGGGCGCCTCTATTGTTTCGGCCGGGGGGATGAGGGGCAGTGTGGCCCTGGCGAGGGGGCGGTGCGCGAGGTGCCAGGCTTCTGA
- a CDS encoding sigma factor-like helix-turn-helix DNA-binding protein codes for MAENKKRRRTANKRGARKGLRRSKTIALKKLSEAERQEIAEVFNSIESKRPAHRDQCRMAERPCPYVSCKYHLYLDVNPNTGSIKLNFPGLEVWELSETCALDVADRGGITLEEVGELLNLTRERIRQVEATGLEKLRDEYDD; via the coding sequence ATGGCCGAGAATAAAAAGCGACGGCGGACCGCCAACAAACGCGGCGCCCGAAAAGGGCTCCGCCGCAGCAAAACGATCGCCCTCAAAAAGCTCTCCGAGGCCGAACGTCAGGAGATCGCCGAGGTCTTCAACTCCATCGAGAGCAAGCGCCCCGCCCACCGCGACCAGTGCCGCATGGCCGAGCGCCCCTGCCCCTACGTCTCGTGTAAGTACCACCTCTACCTCGACGTCAACCCCAACACCGGCTCCATCAAGCTCAACTTCCCCGGGCTCGAAGTCTGGGAGCTCTCCGAGACCTGCGCGCTGGACGTCGCCGACCGTGGCGGCATCACCCTCGAAGAGGTCGGGGAGCTCTTAAACCTCACCCGCGAGCGCATCCGTCAGGTCGAAGCCACCGGGCTGGAGAAATTGCGCGACGAATACGACGACTAA
- a CDS encoding translocation/assembly module TamB domain-containing protein: MALLDDIQFRVYRSYVKIPLIFFVPALTLLSLWALVYFGANHPAVWRGVQGQLHRVLKGHLEFEYAALGPSLTTVRGYQARLMTPEREPVIEAPELYADLSALMLIGGRLEFEEARVREPRIGLHFDEGGRLNILRALGIGDEERDPEKEVPLSVGFARVHLQDADFEFAEQRFDFRVPDIVIDGGSVYVEPETVLINVDALHIAEADFRFKPELFYFPQERGDWTFKVRDFALEGWQWANKGFAVERVEADVEGFGLIFGGRMTFPGGERAEGGGMFYDAWGRLSAPFHSPLLQYFLQDNLHFDIERLDLELTGSLEEVRGRAEVDVNVLEGNGLYFEGLEGTLALNNRFVTTSDLRGEFYQGEIEVFDAFFNILEQRFGAHAALKGVDPALVAGALNQDQPFLHGALAGEVMLTGELPASSRPDPETPFALLYAAHSRFAQVEVASRVRLVRDNDLLFPNRELVLERGSQVWLDPWRVGVPFARVRSGEDRLQLRNYVQEIASMRIDAHAGPPPRFTGRLADMTPYAAYYGMGGLSGPADLEMTMKGFVGSPELALSLRMAQPGWRLDEDNLLVGDRLALDLEIEDGDVIIRRGEFDSNFGDLRAKGRVGWMAGPPAPGAPAPWPVWERRAWQPVDLDVEVRGLELALLSQEIHDQLMATGKLDAEVELGGALQGFSGAFDARWRDGSVRGQALERARARGRFDPQGVELERTWANFGSAGRFSISGRYGYAGALDVELEGQSIELAEVRELYELPMSVAGQGRFYLKGQGSVREPIFSGGAEVRDLALDGRVYGDVATAIHTLDGVVHLAGGLLPWVSVSMELPLDGSSPYYARVGMEELDLMAFLPELRANEMLDEAQVSGVSEVFIERDFSRHQALFYLTQLEVESRGQVITNRGPVAVGYNNGELIQFQQATLGSGGRYFNLTGGIMLEPRLMDVRVDGEVDLALLDSVRAGFPEYFPDFFVEAQGSATMDMRVSGPPENFLAEGSIEFGASEWDLRALPEPLSLQGGQMIFSDAGIEIPAERPLAGIVLGGQTRVAGTIGYLADQPRRLDLQMWSHNMSYRIPEMAQLAFDTNLRMQAEDWQRWETWLVSGDFNILDGLYTQRVRIVEQELAGRVFGAFNRQARRYEQSLFELIPALNDVRFDLNVRARDGFRLQSLVERLELDLEFRFDLRLRDTLVAPRISGTIDVIDGQVAFQGEAFEVRSGSVRFDDDVGNPYLDIVAGADVRNTCREADFLDERNSTMMLSSNLDATGQEYYHIIMNIRGYLNNLDLLMESNPYADQRDILSLLLTGCTVDQLTASSASRPTLEIALGPLLGRLEREIQDVVKVEEFTIMPGVERTQVRIGDALTRRLSWRFQLDTGFADATGGQQYQLKYRLSDRWSTELSERSRTETQQFLIDLKLRYRLPLD, from the coding sequence ATGGCACTTCTGGACGACATTCAGTTTCGGGTCTACCGAAGCTACGTGAAGATCCCGCTGATCTTCTTTGTGCCTGCGCTCACGCTGCTCTCGCTCTGGGCCCTGGTGTATTTCGGGGCGAACCATCCCGCGGTCTGGCGCGGGGTTCAGGGGCAGCTGCATCGGGTGCTCAAGGGGCATCTGGAGTTTGAGTACGCCGCGCTCGGCCCGAGCCTGACCACGGTGCGCGGATATCAGGCCCGGCTGATGACGCCGGAGCGCGAGCCGGTGATCGAGGCCCCGGAGCTCTACGCCGACCTGAGTGCGTTGATGCTGATCGGGGGGCGGTTGGAGTTTGAGGAGGCCCGGGTGCGCGAGCCGCGTATCGGGCTCCACTTTGATGAGGGGGGGCGCCTCAATATTTTGCGGGCGCTGGGGATCGGCGACGAGGAGCGGGACCCGGAGAAGGAGGTGCCCCTGTCGGTGGGCTTTGCCCGGGTGCATCTGCAAGACGCTGATTTTGAGTTTGCCGAGCAGCGCTTTGACTTCCGGGTGCCCGATATCGTGATCGATGGGGGCAGCGTGTATGTGGAGCCGGAGACGGTGCTCATCAATGTGGATGCGCTCCACATCGCCGAGGCCGACTTTCGGTTTAAGCCGGAGCTCTTTTATTTTCCGCAGGAGCGCGGCGACTGGACCTTCAAGGTGCGTGATTTTGCGCTGGAGGGCTGGCAGTGGGCCAACAAGGGCTTTGCGGTGGAGCGGGTGGAGGCCGATGTTGAGGGGTTCGGGCTGATCTTCGGGGGGCGGATGACCTTTCCGGGCGGGGAGCGGGCTGAGGGCGGAGGGATGTTTTACGATGCCTGGGGACGGCTCTCGGCGCCCTTTCATAGCCCGCTTCTGCAGTATTTTTTGCAGGATAATCTGCATTTTGACATCGAGCGCCTGGACCTGGAGTTGACCGGGAGCCTGGAGGAGGTGCGGGGTCGTGCCGAGGTGGATGTCAACGTGCTGGAGGGCAACGGTCTCTACTTCGAGGGGTTGGAGGGCACGCTGGCGCTGAATAATCGTTTTGTGACGACCAGCGACCTGCGTGGGGAGTTCTATCAGGGGGAGATCGAGGTCTTCGACGCGTTTTTCAACATTCTGGAGCAGCGTTTCGGGGCACACGCCGCGCTTAAGGGTGTGGACCCGGCCCTGGTGGCCGGCGCCCTGAATCAGGATCAGCCCTTTTTGCACGGGGCACTCGCCGGGGAGGTGATGCTGACCGGGGAGTTGCCGGCGAGCTCGCGGCCTGATCCGGAGACGCCCTTTGCGTTGTTGTATGCGGCGCATAGCCGCTTTGCGCAGGTGGAGGTCGCCAGTCGCGTGCGTCTGGTGCGGGATAACGATCTGCTCTTTCCCAACCGGGAGCTGGTGTTGGAGCGGGGCAGTCAGGTGTGGCTGGATCCCTGGCGGGTGGGGGTGCCCTTTGCCCGGGTGCGTTCGGGGGAGGACCGCCTGCAGCTGCGGAACTACGTCCAGGAGATCGCCTCGATGCGCATCGACGCGCATGCCGGGCCGCCCCCGCGCTTTACCGGGAGGCTGGCCGATATGACGCCGTACGCGGCGTACTACGGGATGGGCGGGCTGAGCGGGCCGGCCGATCTTGAGATGACGATGAAGGGCTTTGTGGGGAGTCCGGAGCTGGCGCTGAGCCTGCGCATGGCTCAGCCGGGCTGGCGTCTGGATGAGGATAACCTGTTGGTTGGCGATCGCCTGGCGCTGGATCTGGAGATCGAGGATGGCGATGTGATCATCCGCCGGGGGGAGTTTGACTCGAACTTCGGGGATCTCAGAGCGAAGGGGCGAGTGGGGTGGATGGCCGGCCCGCCGGCGCCCGGGGCGCCGGCGCCCTGGCCGGTGTGGGAGCGGCGGGCCTGGCAGCCGGTGGATCTCGATGTGGAGGTTCGGGGGCTGGAGCTGGCGCTCTTAAGTCAGGAGATTCACGACCAGTTGATGGCCACCGGCAAGCTCGACGCCGAGGTCGAGCTGGGAGGCGCGCTGCAGGGGTTCTCCGGGGCGTTTGATGCGCGCTGGCGAGATGGCTCGGTGCGCGGCCAGGCGCTGGAGCGGGCGCGGGCCCGGGGGCGTTTTGACCCGCAGGGGGTGGAGCTGGAGCGAACCTGGGCCAACTTCGGTTCGGCGGGGCGTTTCTCCATCAGCGGTCGCTACGGCTATGCCGGCGCGCTCGACGTGGAGTTGGAGGGGCAGTCGATTGAGCTGGCCGAGGTGCGTGAGCTCTACGAGCTGCCGATGTCGGTAGCCGGGCAGGGGCGCTTCTACCTCAAGGGGCAGGGGAGCGTGCGCGAGCCGATCTTCTCGGGCGGGGCCGAGGTCCGCGACCTGGCGCTGGACGGGCGGGTGTACGGCGATGTGGCCACCGCCATTCATACCCTGGACGGGGTGGTGCACCTGGCGGGGGGGCTCTTGCCCTGGGTGTCGGTTTCGATGGAGCTGCCCCTGGATGGCTCGTCGCCCTACTACGCGCGGGTGGGCATGGAGGAGCTCGATTTGATGGCCTTTCTGCCGGAGTTACGGGCCAATGAGATGCTCGACGAGGCGCAGGTCAGCGGGGTGAGCGAGGTGTTTATCGAGCGGGATTTCTCGCGTCATCAGGCGCTCTTCTATCTGACGCAGCTGGAGGTGGAGAGCCGGGGGCAGGTGATCACCAACCGCGGGCCGGTGGCTGTGGGGTATAATAACGGGGAGTTGATCCAGTTTCAGCAGGCCACGCTGGGCAGCGGGGGGCGCTACTTCAATCTGACCGGGGGCATCATGTTGGAGCCGCGGCTGATGGATGTGCGGGTGGATGGAGAGGTGGATCTGGCGCTTCTCGACAGCGTGCGGGCCGGGTTCCCGGAGTATTTTCCGGACTTCTTTGTGGAGGCCCAGGGCAGCGCCACGATGGACATGCGGGTGAGCGGTCCGCCGGAGAACTTTCTGGCGGAGGGCTCCATTGAGTTTGGGGCCAGCGAGTGGGACCTGCGGGCGTTACCCGAGCCGCTGAGTTTGCAGGGTGGGCAGATGATCTTCAGCGATGCGGGCATTGAGATTCCCGCCGAGCGCCCGCTGGCGGGCATCGTGCTGGGAGGGCAGACCCGGGTGGCCGGGACCATCGGGTATCTGGCCGATCAGCCGCGGCGGCTCGATCTGCAGATGTGGAGCCACAATATGAGCTACCGCATCCCGGAGATGGCGCAGCTGGCCTTTGATACCAACCTGCGCATGCAGGCGGAGGACTGGCAGCGGTGGGAGACCTGGCTGGTGAGCGGCGATTTCAACATTCTGGACGGGCTCTACACCCAGCGGGTGCGCATTGTGGAGCAGGAGCTGGCCGGGCGGGTGTTCGGGGCGTTTAACCGGCAGGCCCGGCGCTATGAACAGAGCCTCTTTGAGCTGATCCCGGCGCTGAACGATGTGCGCTTTGACCTCAACGTGCGGGCGCGCGACGGGTTCCGGTTGCAGAGCCTGGTGGAGCGTCTGGAACTCGATCTGGAGTTTCGCTTCGATCTGCGGTTGCGCGACACGCTGGTGGCGCCGCGGATCTCGGGGACGATCGACGTGATCGACGGGCAGGTGGCCTTTCAGGGCGAGGCCTTCGAGGTGCGCTCGGGCTCGGTGCGTTTTGATGATGATGTGGGCAACCCCTACCTCGATATCGTGGCCGGGGCAGATGTGCGCAACACCTGTCGGGAGGCGGATTTCCTCGATGAGAGAAACTCGACGATGATGCTCAGCTCCAACCTCGACGCCACCGGTCAGGAGTATTATCACATCATCATGAACATTCGCGGCTACCTCAATAACCTGGACCTGCTCATGGAGAGCAACCCATACGCCGACCAGCGCGACATTTTGAGCCTGCTCCTGACCGGGTGCACCGTCGATCAGCTCACCGCTTCCAGCGCGAGTCGGCCGACGCTGGAGATCGCCCTGGGTCCGTTGCTCGGGCGGCTGGAGCGGGAGATTCAGGACGTGGTCAAGGTGGAGGAGTTCACGATCATGCCCGGGGTGGAGCGTACCCAGGTGCGCATCGGCGATGCGCTCACCCGGCGGCTGTCCTGGCGTTTTCAGCTCGATACCGGCTTTGCCGATGCCACCGGCGGGCAGCAGTATCAGCTGAAGTACCGCTTAAGCGACCGCTGGTCGACCGAGCTCAGCGAGCGCAGCCGCACGGAGACTCAGCAGTTTTTGATCGATCTGAAGCTGCGCTACCGGCTGCCGCTGGATTAA